In one window of Rhizobium sp. ACO-34A DNA:
- a CDS encoding DNA methylase N-4: MMDYQSFLEAKVPAARVLGFEVEPSTVNPLLKPMTQAIVPWACRGGRRGLFLRFGLHKGSTQIEVGRQCMIHAGGRGLIVAPLGVKHEFFLEQARYHPGVRLKFIRRTDEMEEENAAGPGEKLLYVTNYETIRDEKIDCAKLTFITLDEAAALRGFGGSKTFRSFMAHAAGDNRETGIRTDGVPYRFVATAIPDPNEYIELLAYAAFLGIMDVGEAKTRFFKRDSTKADRLTLHAHKEEEFWLWVASWALFVQKPSDLGFSDEGYDLPPLDIRWHEIPADHSQAGYERSGQGRLLANSSHGVVEASREKKRSLDGRIEKMLEIRAEDPDAHRIVWHDLEDERRAIEAAIPTVKSVWGSQDLDEREKRVVGFANGEFAELATKPVLNGSGCNFQHHCWNNIYLGIGFKFHDFYQSLFRTQRFGQTHQVRADLIYTEAERETRRELERKWREFEAQAEKMAAIIRRYGLGHEEIAQAFGRQMGVERREVTFGDDGHGGPLCRLVHNDTVIETREMEADSVDLIVTSIPFSTQYEYTPSYHDFGHTDDDRHFWRQMDFLTGELLRVLKPGRRAVIHVKDRIVPGGINGLGFQTVSPFSDDCVSHFRRHGFAFLSRVTVGTDVVRENNQTYRLGWSEQCKDGTRMGHGMPEYLLEFRKPQSDLSRGYADDPVTKDKPDFVTVFDGRPVSPGDDDFDEKRIRPVAGTGYSRGRWQLDAHGVWRSSGNRLLLPEELAQLVRADPKSVYRGWKAWCLENVYDFETHVAFCEALDEAGRLPPTFMIAPPHVDHPEIATDVARMRTLNMLQAKKGREMHLCPLQFDIVERAVRAYTNPGEVVFDPFGGIMTVPYIAVKMGRKAVATELNPDYFRDGCTYAEEAAAGRAMPGLFDLVSAELPEAAE; the protein is encoded by the coding sequence GTGATGGATTACCAGAGCTTTCTCGAAGCGAAGGTGCCGGCCGCCCGCGTTCTCGGTTTCGAGGTCGAGCCATCCACCGTCAATCCGCTGCTGAAGCCGATGACGCAGGCGATCGTACCATGGGCCTGCCGGGGCGGAAGGCGCGGGCTGTTCCTACGGTTCGGCCTGCACAAGGGCTCGACGCAGATCGAGGTCGGCCGGCAATGCATGATCCATGCCGGCGGGCGTGGACTGATCGTCGCGCCACTCGGCGTCAAGCACGAATTCTTTCTGGAGCAGGCGCGTTATCATCCCGGCGTCAGGCTGAAATTCATTCGTCGCACGGACGAGATGGAAGAGGAGAACGCCGCCGGCCCAGGCGAAAAGCTTCTCTACGTCACCAATTACGAGACGATCCGCGACGAGAAGATCGACTGCGCGAAGCTGACCTTCATCACGCTCGACGAGGCGGCGGCGCTGCGCGGCTTCGGCGGCAGCAAGACCTTCCGCTCCTTCATGGCCCACGCGGCCGGCGACAACCGCGAGACCGGCATCAGGACGGACGGCGTGCCCTATCGGTTCGTGGCCACCGCCATTCCGGACCCGAACGAATATATCGAGCTTCTCGCCTATGCCGCCTTTCTCGGCATCATGGATGTCGGCGAGGCGAAGACGCGGTTCTTCAAGCGAGACTCGACCAAGGCCGACAGGCTGACGCTGCATGCCCACAAGGAAGAGGAATTCTGGCTGTGGGTGGCAAGCTGGGCACTGTTCGTGCAGAAGCCGTCAGACCTCGGCTTCTCCGACGAAGGTTATGACCTGCCGCCGCTCGATATCCGCTGGCATGAAATCCCGGCCGATCACAGTCAGGCCGGATATGAACGCAGCGGGCAGGGCAGGCTGCTTGCCAATTCCTCCCATGGCGTGGTCGAGGCGAGCCGCGAGAAGAAGCGATCGCTCGATGGTCGGATCGAGAAGATGCTGGAAATCCGCGCCGAGGATCCCGATGCGCACCGTATCGTCTGGCACGATCTGGAAGACGAGCGGCGGGCGATCGAGGCTGCCATCCCGACGGTCAAATCCGTCTGGGGCTCACAGGACCTCGACGAGCGGGAAAAGCGCGTCGTCGGTTTCGCCAATGGCGAATTCGCCGAGCTCGCGACCAAGCCCGTGCTCAACGGCTCCGGCTGCAATTTCCAGCATCATTGCTGGAACAACATCTATCTGGGCATCGGCTTCAAGTTCCACGATTTCTATCAGTCGCTGTTCCGCACCCAGCGATTCGGCCAGACGCACCAGGTGCGCGCCGACCTGATCTATACCGAGGCCGAACGCGAGACCCGGCGCGAACTGGAGCGCAAGTGGCGCGAATTCGAGGCGCAGGCCGAGAAGATGGCGGCGATCATCCGCCGCTACGGTCTCGGGCATGAAGAGATCGCGCAGGCCTTCGGCCGTCAGATGGGTGTCGAGCGTCGGGAAGTGACCTTCGGCGATGACGGGCACGGCGGGCCGCTCTGCCGCCTCGTGCATAACGACACCGTTATCGAAACCCGCGAGATGGAGGCCGACAGCGTCGACCTGATCGTCACCTCGATCCCGTTTTCGACGCAGTACGAGTACACGCCCTCCTATCACGATTTCGGGCATACCGACGACGACCGGCATTTCTGGCGGCAGATGGATTTCCTCACCGGCGAACTGTTGAGGGTGCTGAAGCCCGGTCGCCGCGCCGTGATCCATGTGAAGGACCGGATCGTGCCGGGCGGTATCAACGGGCTGGGTTTCCAGACGGTTTCGCCGTTCTCCGACGATTGCGTCTCCCATTTCCGCCGTCACGGCTTCGCCTTCCTGTCGCGCGTCACCGTCGGCACGGACGTGGTGCGCGAAAACAACCAGACATACCGGCTCGGATGGTCCGAACAGTGCAAGGATGGCACGCGCATGGGCCACGGCATGCCGGAATATCTTCTGGAGTTCCGCAAGCCCCAGTCGGATCTGTCGCGCGGCTACGCAGACGATCCCGTGACCAAGGACAAGCCGGATTTCGTGACCGTGTTCGACGGACGGCCGGTATCGCCGGGTGACGACGATTTCGACGAAAAGCGCATCCGGCCAGTCGCCGGCACGGGCTATTCCCGCGGCCGCTGGCAACTGGATGCCCATGGCGTCTGGCGATCCTCAGGAAACCGACTGTTGCTGCCGGAAGAACTGGCGCAGCTGGTGCGGGCTGATCCGAAATCGGTCTATCGCGGCTGGAAGGCCTGGTGCCTGGAAAACGTCTACGATTTCGAGACCCATGTCGCCTTCTGCGAGGCGCTGGACGAGGCGGGGCGGCTGCCGCCGACCTTCATGATCGCGCCGCCGCATGTCGACCATCCGGAGATCGCCACCGATGTGGCCCGCATGCGCACGCTCAACATGCTGCAGGCGAAGAAGGGCCGGGAAATGCATCTCTGCCCGCTGCAGTTCGATATCGTCGAGCGGGCTGTCAGGGCCTACACCAATCCCGGCGAGGTGGTTTTCGATCCGTTCGGCGGGATCATGACCGTTCCCTATATCGCGGTGAAGATGGGAAGGAAGGCGGTCGCGACCGAACTCAACCCGGACTATTTCCGCGACGGCTGCACCTATGCCGAGGAAGCGGCTGCCGGCCGCGCCATGCCCGGACTGTTCGACCTGGTCTCGGCCGAGTTGCCGGAGGCGGCGGAATGA
- a CDS encoding DNA cytosine methyltransferase — translation MKAKLLKLHGANHSFALDNRMTIVLFAGMGGGCDGLEQAGFPVHLAINHDPIAVAVHKVRHPHTRHERCDVFEVCPKAATKGRGVRALHASPDCTHFSVAKGGKPVSSRRRSLAWVVCRWAGQVEPETITLENVPEIQTWGPLIAKRCPKTGRVMRLDGSVAAKGERVPVQEQWLIPDPKHKGRIWRAWLKHMAGLGYNFEGRVLVCADYGIPTIRKRYFGVAQYGDAPIVWPERTHAPRKDAKRLGLKPWVGAHTIIDFSLPVRSIFGRKKDLAEATLRRTARGVMRYVVDAAKPFIVPITHTKGSNQARSTDEPLCAITTAKGGENMVAVPHVAVMRNSGKPYSAGNEPLQALTAGGATPALVSTSLAPMIMGVGGRAAQTETRDPRDPLGAGTTKEDRVVIAASLQRQFGESNGADVEEPVPTLVAEGQGKTALVSAFLAQHNDGPRAGISARDALDPVSALTTTGSQQGVVAASMLNLRGTDKTGRDIRDPLSAVSAGGNHAGLILGFLQHYYGTGGQDQSLADPLGALTAKARHGLVTVKLGRETYVITDIGMRMLEPEEGAAAHGFAKGSLPDAIELDGKVVKLTKAQKYHLVGNSVPPKMIRLLAECNVRRELVMEAAE, via the coding sequence ATGAAAGCTAAGCTTCTGAAGTTGCATGGCGCAAACCATAGCTTCGCTCTCGACAACAGAATGACCATCGTTCTGTTCGCCGGCATGGGCGGTGGATGTGACGGGTTGGAGCAGGCCGGGTTTCCCGTTCACCTCGCGATCAATCATGATCCGATCGCTGTCGCGGTTCACAAGGTGCGCCATCCGCACACGCGGCATGAACGCTGCGACGTTTTCGAAGTGTGCCCGAAAGCGGCGACGAAGGGGCGTGGCGTTCGCGCGCTTCATGCCTCGCCGGACTGCACGCATTTTTCCGTTGCCAAGGGCGGAAAGCCGGTCTCCAGCCGGCGTCGTTCGCTGGCATGGGTGGTCTGCCGTTGGGCGGGCCAGGTCGAGCCTGAGACGATCACGCTTGAGAATGTGCCTGAAATCCAGACGTGGGGTCCGCTGATCGCCAAGCGCTGCCCGAAGACGGGCCGCGTCATGCGGCTTGATGGCTCTGTCGCCGCCAAGGGTGAGAGGGTTCCCGTTCAAGAACAATGGCTGATCCCGGACCCGAAGCATAAGGGCAGGATCTGGCGCGCTTGGCTCAAGCACATGGCCGGATTGGGCTACAATTTCGAGGGCCGTGTTCTGGTCTGCGCGGATTATGGCATTCCGACCATCCGCAAGCGCTATTTTGGTGTCGCGCAATACGGCGATGCTCCGATCGTCTGGCCCGAGCGGACGCATGCGCCGCGCAAGGACGCGAAACGGCTCGGCCTCAAGCCGTGGGTCGGCGCGCACACCATCATCGACTTTTCGCTGCCGGTGAGATCGATCTTCGGGCGCAAGAAGGATCTGGCGGAGGCGACGCTTCGCCGGACGGCGCGCGGCGTCATGCGCTACGTCGTCGATGCGGCGAAGCCGTTCATCGTGCCGATCACGCATACCAAGGGATCCAATCAGGCCCGTTCCACCGACGAGCCGCTTTGCGCCATCACCACGGCAAAGGGCGGGGAAAACATGGTGGCCGTGCCCCATGTCGCCGTCATGCGCAACAGCGGCAAGCCGTATAGCGCCGGCAACGAGCCTTTGCAGGCTTTGACGGCGGGCGGGGCGACTCCGGCTCTTGTTTCCACATCGCTGGCGCCGATGATCATGGGCGTTGGTGGTCGCGCTGCGCAGACGGAAACGCGCGACCCGCGCGACCCACTTGGCGCTGGCACCACGAAGGAGGATCGCGTCGTCATCGCCGCGTCGTTGCAACGGCAGTTCGGCGAAAGCAATGGCGCGGATGTCGAAGAACCGGTTCCAACGCTTGTGGCGGAAGGGCAGGGCAAGACGGCTCTCGTCTCGGCATTCCTTGCGCAGCACAACGACGGGCCAAGGGCGGGAATTTCGGCGCGTGACGCGCTTGACCCGGTTTCGGCGCTGACGACGACCGGCTCGCAACAGGGTGTCGTCGCCGCCTCGATGCTGAACCTGCGCGGCACGGATAAGACGGGCCGGGATATCCGCGATCCACTATCGGCCGTGAGCGCCGGCGGAAACCATGCCGGCCTGATCCTTGGTTTCCTGCAACACTATTACGGCACGGGAGGTCAGGATCAGTCATTGGCCGATCCGCTCGGAGCACTCACGGCAAAGGCCCGGCACGGTCTGGTTACCGTAAAGCTGGGCCGGGAAACCTATGTCATCACGGACATCGGCATGCGCATGCTGGAACCGGAAGAAGGGGCGGCGGCCCATGGCTTCGCGAAGGGTAGCTTGCCGGACGCGATCGAGCTGGATGGCAAGGTCGTAAAGCTCACCAAGGCGCAAAAATACCACCTGGTCGGCAACAGCGTTCCGCCGAAGATGATCCGGCTGCTGGCGGAATGCAATGTCCGGCGGGAGTTGGTGATGGAGGCGGCGGAATGA
- a CDS encoding phosphoadenosine phosphosulfate reductase: MIQPTLFEGSKRLVYDEAVELTLQSMQAYGSVHDHWVFAFSGGKDSTATLTVIIHLIDAGRLAPPKSITVLYADTRMELPPLSIAAQRLLDRLRLRGIHCETVCAPLDQRFLVYMLGRGVPPPNNNTFRWCTRQIKVDPMTMALERRINELDGSILMITGVRQGESAIRDGRIAMSCGKDGAECGQGWYQQVVPEARGIRGRIATLAPLLHWRVCNIFDWLKIYARMQEYGAWDTGPVVDAYGGDEAQEINARTGCNGCPLAARDLGLETVLRVPYWSYIAPLLGLKPLYRELREPRNRLKKTGIDGNGDIARAKNKQRMGPLTFDARLMALDRVLSIQSEINLEAMRLGRPPVDILNAEEEARIRELIALKTWPNGWDGDEPTADTPMDAVFADGSIQRLLV, from the coding sequence ATGATCCAGCCCACGCTTTTCGAAGGGTCAAAGCGTCTCGTCTATGACGAGGCCGTCGAACTGACGCTGCAATCCATGCAGGCCTACGGGTCGGTGCATGATCATTGGGTGTTCGCATTCTCCGGCGGCAAGGACAGTACTGCGACGCTGACCGTCATCATCCATTTGATCGACGCCGGACGGCTCGCTCCGCCGAAGTCGATCACGGTGCTCTATGCCGACACTCGCATGGAGCTGCCGCCGCTCTCGATCGCCGCCCAACGTCTGCTCGACCGGCTGCGCCTGCGCGGGATCCATTGTGAAACCGTATGCGCACCGCTCGATCAGAGATTCCTCGTCTACATGCTCGGGCGCGGTGTGCCCCCGCCGAACAACAACACGTTCCGTTGGTGTACCCGGCAAATCAAGGTCGATCCGATGACGATGGCGCTGGAGCGCCGCATCAACGAACTCGACGGCTCTATCTTGATGATCACCGGCGTTCGTCAGGGCGAAAGCGCGATCCGCGATGGCCGCATCGCCATGTCATGCGGCAAGGACGGCGCGGAATGCGGTCAGGGCTGGTATCAGCAGGTCGTGCCGGAGGCGAGGGGCATTCGCGGCCGGATCGCCACGCTGGCGCCCCTCCTGCACTGGCGGGTCTGCAATATCTTCGACTGGCTGAAGATCTATGCCCGCATGCAGGAATACGGCGCGTGGGACACCGGTCCCGTCGTCGATGCCTATGGGGGCGACGAGGCGCAGGAGATCAATGCGCGAACCGGCTGCAACGGCTGCCCTCTGGCGGCGCGGGATCTGGGTCTGGAGACGGTGCTTCGTGTTCCATACTGGTCCTACATCGCTCCGCTGCTCGGGCTGAAGCCGCTCTATCGCGAGCTTCGGGAGCCTCGGAACCGCCTGAAAAAGACGGGTATCGACGGGAATGGCGATATTGCCAGGGCGAAGAACAAACAGCGCATGGGGCCGCTGACGTTCGACGCTCGCCTGATGGCGCTCGACCGGGTGCTTTCCATTCAGTCGGAAATCAACCTTGAGGCCATGCGTCTCGGACGGCCGCCCGTCGACATTCTCAACGCCGAGGAAGAGGCGAGGATCCGGGAGCTGATCGCTCTCAAGACCTGGCCGAACGGATGGGACGGCGATGAGCCGACCGCGGACACGCCGATGGATGCCGTCTTTGCGGACGGCTCCATTCAACGGTTGCTGGTATGA
- a CDS encoding DNA primase — MADTKKPNIPDAVARILAEAQAQRAGYGENPEIPDGPAGEPVAAIAGDSDADPAVVEFCAEFDHSDTDNGKRLRLHFGDDLLVVAQEKGKTPTFAVWTGSHWDVANGGPKSKAIAQRLGDRIAAETAFIRPNPYEQMVLDQADEARRKPEAERTAQEKKLVAEADKADEGHGKRVKRRLDHAVTSKNVAKINAMLESIAPHILRSPDDFNADKWMVAVKNATLKFERSMAKRKNPRHLSLEETPDAPEFIDVCTDFRLKVIEGHRRKDLITSVVPVAYDSRAVCPRWDAFISSKLPDEAVRRLVQVSSGLSMLGITVQYLFFHYGNGANGKSVYMETLCRVLGEAAVTLPSTSIIGEGGSSGSASPDLARLYGKRMLRVKELPEGEDLRENLVKELTGGETVTARDLFSGYMDFEPKFIAMMSGNGYPRISGTDDGIWRRMAVVHWPRQIAKEDRREFQDVIASFEPEYPGILNWLIEGVKIYLQEGLVIPDAVVEATQAYRDDMDRTAAFVARCIQRDDSAPPVEGKVLYQSYCDFTIDQGGRPMNNTAFGRDMGKKFQKDRSSGVVLYRGIRLVNVPHVDRGNEPPPGRFEEPFPDDFGG; from the coding sequence ATGGCTGATACCAAGAAACCGAACATTCCTGACGCCGTCGCGCGGATCCTTGCCGAGGCGCAGGCGCAGCGGGCGGGCTATGGTGAAAACCCCGAAATCCCTGATGGCCCTGCGGGCGAGCCGGTCGCGGCCATCGCAGGTGATAGCGATGCCGATCCCGCCGTCGTCGAGTTCTGCGCCGAGTTCGACCATTCCGATACCGACAACGGCAAGCGGCTCAGGCTTCACTTCGGTGACGACCTGCTGGTGGTCGCGCAGGAGAAGGGCAAGACGCCGACATTCGCGGTCTGGACCGGCTCGCACTGGGACGTGGCCAATGGTGGGCCGAAGTCCAAGGCGATTGCGCAGCGGCTGGGAGACAGGATCGCGGCCGAGACGGCTTTCATCCGGCCGAACCCCTATGAACAGATGGTGCTCGACCAGGCCGACGAGGCGAGACGGAAGCCGGAGGCTGAGCGCACGGCGCAGGAAAAGAAGCTGGTCGCAGAGGCCGACAAGGCTGACGAAGGGCATGGGAAGCGGGTCAAGCGCCGGCTCGACCATGCGGTGACCTCTAAAAACGTGGCGAAGATCAACGCCATGCTGGAAAGCATCGCGCCCCATATCCTGCGCAGCCCTGACGATTTCAATGCCGACAAGTGGATGGTGGCGGTCAAGAACGCCACGCTGAAATTCGAGCGCAGCATGGCCAAGCGGAAGAACCCGCGCCATTTGAGCCTCGAGGAGACGCCGGATGCGCCCGAGTTCATCGACGTGTGCACGGATTTCCGCCTGAAGGTGATCGAAGGTCACCGGCGAAAGGACCTGATTACCAGCGTCGTGCCGGTGGCCTATGACAGCAGGGCCGTCTGCCCCCGCTGGGATGCCTTCATTTCCAGCAAGCTGCCGGATGAAGCCGTGCGGAGGCTGGTGCAGGTCAGTTCCGGTCTCAGCATGCTGGGCATTACTGTCCAGTACCTGTTCTTCCATTATGGCAATGGTGCAAACGGCAAGTCCGTCTACATGGAAACGCTCTGCCGGGTGCTGGGCGAGGCGGCGGTGACGCTGCCATCCACCAGCATCATCGGCGAGGGCGGATCGTCGGGCAGCGCAAGCCCCGATCTGGCGCGGCTCTATGGCAAGCGCATGCTGCGCGTGAAGGAGCTGCCGGAGGGCGAGGATCTTCGCGAAAACCTCGTGAAGGAATTGACCGGTGGCGAGACCGTCACCGCGCGCGACCTGTTTTCCGGCTATATGGATTTTGAGCCGAAGTTCATCGCCATGATGAGCGGCAATGGCTATCCGCGCATCAGCGGCACGGATGATGGCATCTGGCGACGCATGGCCGTGGTGCATTGGCCGCGCCAGATCGCCAAGGAAGATCGTCGCGAGTTTCAGGACGTGATCGCATCCTTCGAGCCGGAATATCCGGGCATTCTGAACTGGCTGATCGAGGGCGTGAAGATCTATCTGCAGGAGGGGCTGGTCATCCCCGATGCCGTCGTCGAAGCCACGCAGGCCTATCGTGACGACATGGACCGCACGGCCGCTTTCGTTGCCCGTTGCATCCAGCGCGACGACAGCGCGCCGCCTGTCGAGGGCAAGGTACTCTACCAGTCCTATTGCGATTTCACCATCGACCAGGGCGGCAGGCCGATGAACAACACCGCCTTCGGGCGCGACATGGGCAAGAAGTTCCAGAAGGACCGATCGTCTGGCGTGGTGCTCTATCGCGGCATCCGCCTCGTCAACGTGCCCCATGTCGATCGCGGTAACGAGCCTCCGCCCGGCCGCTTCGAAGAGCCTTTCCCGGATGATTTTGGAGGATGA